Genomic window (Peptococcaceae bacterium 1198_IL3148):
TTGTACAAGGCCGCTCCCCCTTTCATTTCAACCATAGTATATCACAAATTAGCACCGTTGTCAAAATAAGTTTATAATTATAGCACAGCGTTGTGAATAGTGTCAATATAAAATTTAAACTGTGTTCGTTTGACAAACACCTCAAACGAACACTATAATTTATCTAAACATGAACACATACTAAAGGAGTGGTGCTAGTGTTAAAAGATTTAATGGCAGATAATTTTCAATATGCTGTGGCTGAACAGGTTTTATGCAATGGTAGCATTTTAGATATTTTAAACCGCCATCAGGAGTGCTCAACTAAAATACAGCGATCAATAATAAAAACAGTTACCACCTGTGGTTGTGTGCAAATTCAACTTAAAAAGTATGAGCTACCGAAAAACGCATCCCTTATGGACTTAAAGTCCACCTGTACCCCCAGTGTAACCGGCAGTCTTTGCCCCAACTGCAGAGAAAAGATAGAGAATGAAATTGGCCGTTCCCTAGTATATCTAGCTGCCACCTGTAACTCGTTGGATATAAATTTATTCGATGTCATTATTAAAGAACACCATAAAATGCAATTATTGGGGCAATATAATATAACTTAATCCAATATACTTAATTTTTGCTTAAATTAAACATGTAAAAAGAGGCTGTTGCAAAAAGCAGTGTAGGGGCAGGTTTCCATGCCTGCCCCTAGCACCAAACCTACGTTACTTGGCGGGTCGGCGAGGAAACTGACCCCTTACGGTGGGTTTTGTAACAGCCTCTTTGCTCAAATTCGATCTTGCAATAACTTATCCCGGTAACGACACAGGCCGTCTTTTATAGACCTGGCGCGCACTTCACCAATGCCTTCAACATCATCCAATTGCTCAATACTGGCGTTTAATATTTTTGGCAAGGTCTCAAAGGTATTGACCAGATTGTCTATTACCGGCACTGGCAGTCTAGGTATTTTGCGCAATAATCGGTAACCCTTCGGTGTAACATTTTCGTCCAATATACTCTGACTGCCTGAATAACCTAAAGCCCTAGCAATTAGCACTAAATCAAGCAAATCTTCCGCTGGCCAGCTATTGATAATATCTAAAATATGCTCTGGCGGTTTTTCAATGTCCGAGGCGTAATCCTGAATAATTAAAATACCATCGGTTTCTACATTGACTACCAATTCGTCCATTTGCATGGTAATTAGGCGACCCTCTGTGCCCAATTCACTGATGTATCTTTCAATTTCTTTCACTACTCTAAGTACCATTTCTAAGCGTTGAATCACTCGACAGA
Coding sequences:
- a CDS encoding DUF1573 domain-containing protein, with amino-acid sequence MLKDLMADNFQYAVAEQVLCNGSILDILNRHQECSTKIQRSIIKTVTTCGCVQIQLKKYELPKNASLMDLKSTCTPSVTGSLCPNCREKIENEIGRSLVYLAATCNSLDINLFDVIIKEHHKMQLLGQYNIT